One part of the Candidatus Neomarinimicrobiota bacterium genome encodes these proteins:
- the smc gene encoding chromosome segregation protein SMC, with protein sequence MYISDLEIKGFKSFAEPTKLKFAEGLTCIVGPNGCGKTNVVDAIRWVMGEQKSSVLRSQNMHDVIFSGTTKRKPVNYAEVSLTIHNDRGLLPVEYTDVVLTRRVFRDGASEFFINKNACRLKDIHNLFVDTGMGSDAYSVIELKMVESILSESKEERRRLIEEASGINKYKQQRRLSMRRLDSTEIDLNRVNDIINEVEKSVGSLRRQLAKYKRFDRVQGQLKDDEISLAVYERSQLLEKLAPIKQRIAQLKDGYGASGEEVSLEENRVEEAKEQLLLIETEHGEQQEKVNVSNTNRINIEQTLLIAEEKIASATTALDRIRVEQHTLAEREESSHTLQSELSNEKAHIQPRIDEAKAKDDVLKAAFEAAVDEYRKAKTEHDIQNQKHMDLLNRLSDLNHQKSHQEAALTQHRSSIEHLKAKQERLTKSQAEYRQELDLVASDFKDAETQYKTLESRVAELETSFQEMQNKLNETRETLAKKRGRRVSIENQLNFYEELMESGEGYSGGVRKLLSEDIAALGILGTVADLLTVDERYEKAIQTALGPLAEALVTSDRKSAMKAIQSLKDQKSGSATFLPLEPILKTKPKSTAPLTGKNIIGAAIDFVTPKPGYEGLAQLLLRDVTLVEDNYEVDWKNISGRAVSVDGTLYDTFGLVKGGSGGEGEDTIIGRKDRIQRLRKQFSTLVDEIQEHSDAVEKVHEQIGSMERELRTSKASRDDQRQILLEVERKSSRAQYGINSTEADTKSVDQEIGELVQAIKDAEGRIASFAPQLAEAESERISTESQISEMETSLQTLLSQRDQTSEDAQAGRLEHVNLSNEERNLDTRLTSVSETLKDIATRKLGLEEEKLKHEETLRTNRGTKETEKNHLAKVKSMLQQDREGLVGLAGKVQVKRQALNELELRLRDHHHKREAAADELRELSVSGANLEARQQHIVERVQEKYQSELPHELDLSEFDQEQVEKRIRRSQKFIEDLGPINMAVQDEFDTEQGRLNFLKEQQADLLEAKTSLLETISKLDRIARQQFRETFGQIQEHFKGTFQMLFDGGEAALLLENPDDILESDIIIKATPRGKKTQNLKMLSAGEKALTAIALLFAIYQVKPSPYCVLDEVDAPLDDRNIRKYTKMLEHFTTNTQFIVITHNKLTMEAAKFLYGVTMEEEGVSRLVSVQFT encoded by the coding sequence GAGTACACTGATGTGGTTCTCACCCGGCGGGTGTTCCGCGATGGTGCCAGTGAATTCTTTATTAATAAAAATGCCTGTCGTTTAAAGGATATTCACAATCTCTTTGTGGATACAGGGATGGGATCCGATGCCTACTCAGTTATTGAGCTCAAAATGGTTGAATCCATTCTCAGTGAGAGCAAGGAAGAGCGTCGCCGCCTGATTGAAGAAGCTTCAGGGATAAATAAATACAAACAACAACGCCGCTTGTCCATGCGTCGCCTTGATTCTACAGAAATAGATTTAAATCGGGTAAATGATATCATCAATGAAGTCGAAAAAAGTGTAGGCAGTCTGAGAAGACAACTTGCCAAGTATAAACGCTTCGACCGTGTTCAGGGCCAGTTGAAAGATGATGAAATTTCCCTGGCTGTGTATGAACGTTCCCAGCTCCTCGAAAAGTTGGCCCCTATTAAGCAGAGAATTGCCCAGCTGAAGGATGGCTATGGTGCTAGTGGTGAGGAAGTCAGCCTGGAAGAGAACCGGGTGGAGGAAGCCAAAGAACAGCTCCTGCTCATCGAAACTGAGCATGGGGAGCAGCAGGAAAAAGTAAACGTCAGCAATACCAACCGGATCAACATTGAACAAACTCTGTTGATTGCCGAGGAGAAAATTGCCAGTGCCACGACTGCTCTGGATCGCATTCGTGTTGAACAACATACCCTGGCAGAACGTGAAGAATCTTCTCACACCCTCCAGTCTGAGCTCAGTAATGAAAAGGCTCATATTCAACCCCGTATTGATGAAGCCAAAGCCAAAGACGATGTCTTAAAAGCAGCCTTCGAAGCGGCAGTAGATGAATATCGCAAAGCGAAGACTGAACATGATATTCAAAACCAGAAACACATGGATCTGTTAAACAGACTTAGTGATCTCAACCACCAGAAGAGCCACCAGGAAGCGGCGCTTACTCAGCATAGAAGCAGTATCGAACATCTCAAGGCCAAGCAGGAACGTCTCACTAAATCTCAGGCTGAATATCGACAAGAATTGGATCTGGTGGCCTCGGATTTCAAAGATGCCGAAACCCAGTATAAAACACTGGAGTCCAGGGTGGCTGAGTTGGAGACAAGTTTTCAGGAGATGCAGAACAAGTTGAACGAAACCCGGGAAACCCTGGCGAAAAAGCGGGGTCGCCGCGTCAGTATTGAGAATCAACTCAACTTTTATGAAGAATTGATGGAATCGGGGGAAGGTTACTCCGGCGGTGTGAGAAAATTGCTTAGTGAAGATATTGCAGCCCTGGGTATTCTAGGGACTGTGGCTGATCTCCTGACTGTGGATGAGCGTTACGAAAAGGCCATCCAGACCGCTTTGGGTCCATTGGCTGAAGCCTTGGTTACCAGTGATCGCAAATCTGCCATGAAGGCCATTCAATCCTTAAAAGATCAGAAATCGGGTTCAGCAACTTTTTTACCCCTGGAACCTATTTTAAAAACCAAACCGAAAAGTACTGCCCCTCTGACTGGGAAGAATATTATCGGCGCTGCAATTGACTTTGTGACTCCCAAACCTGGGTACGAGGGGCTGGCTCAGCTGCTTCTCAGAGATGTCACTCTTGTTGAAGACAATTATGAGGTTGACTGGAAAAATATTAGTGGACGAGCTGTGAGTGTGGATGGAACGCTCTATGACACTTTTGGCCTGGTTAAAGGTGGTTCTGGCGGTGAAGGGGAAGACACCATCATCGGACGTAAGGATCGAATCCAGCGACTCCGCAAGCAATTCTCAACCCTGGTGGATGAAATTCAAGAGCATAGCGATGCCGTTGAAAAGGTTCATGAACAGATTGGGAGTATGGAGCGCGAATTAAGAACCAGCAAAGCATCCCGTGACGACCAGCGTCAAATTCTCCTGGAAGTTGAACGTAAAAGTTCTAGAGCTCAATATGGTATCAATTCAACAGAAGCGGATACCAAGAGTGTGGATCAGGAGATTGGTGAATTGGTCCAGGCCATAAAAGATGCCGAAGGACGTATCGCTTCATTCGCTCCCCAACTGGCTGAAGCTGAATCAGAAAGAATTAGTACCGAATCTCAAATTAGTGAGATGGAAACATCCTTACAGACCCTGCTGAGTCAGCGAGATCAAACCAGTGAAGATGCACAAGCAGGTCGCCTGGAACATGTTAACCTTAGCAACGAGGAAAGGAACCTGGACACACGACTGACCAGTGTTTCCGAGACGCTGAAGGACATTGCCACCAGGAAACTGGGTTTGGAGGAAGAAAAACTCAAACACGAAGAGACCCTTAGAACCAATCGCGGAACCAAAGAAACGGAAAAAAATCATCTGGCTAAGGTTAAGTCCATGCTACAGCAGGACAGGGAAGGCCTTGTGGGACTCGCTGGCAAAGTGCAGGTCAAACGTCAAGCTTTAAACGAGTTGGAATTGCGTCTGAGGGATCATCACCACAAACGCGAAGCTGCTGCTGATGAATTACGAGAATTATCGGTTTCTGGAGCCAATCTTGAAGCTCGCCAACAACATATTGTGGAGCGGGTACAAGAGAAATATCAGAGTGAATTGCCCCATGAACTTGATCTTTCTGAATTTGATCAGGAACAGGTTGAAAAACGTATTCGTCGGAGCCAAAAATTTATTGAAGATCTTGGACCTATCAACATGGCGGTGCAGGATGAGTTTGATACTGAACAGGGGCGACTCAATTTTCTAAAAGAGCAGCAGGCCGATCTTTTGGAAGCCAAAACCAGCTTACTTGAAACTATTTCCAAATTGGATAGAATTGCCAGACAACAATTCCGTGAAACTTTCGGGCAAATCCAGGAGCACTTTAAAGGCACTTTCCAGATGTTATTTGATGGCGGTGAAGCCGCACTGCTCCTCGAGAATCCAGACGATATTCTGGAAAGTGATATTATCATCAAAGCAACTCCCCGTGGCAAGAAAACCCAGAATCTTAAGATGTTATCTGCAGGAGAAAAAGCCCTGACAGCAATTGCCCTACTGTTTGCCATTTATCAGGTTAAACCCAGTCCATACTGCGTTCTGGATGAGGTTGATGCACCTCTGGACGATAGAAATATCCGAAAGTATACCAAGATGTTGGAGCATTTTACGACCAACACTCAATTCATCGTTATTACCCATAACAAACTTACCATGGAAGCGGCCAAGTTTTTATATGGCGTCACCATGGAAGAGGAAGGAGTGTCCCGCCTTGTTTCAGTCCAGTTTACCTAA
- a CDS encoding GWxTD domain-containing protein encodes MFQSSLPKRLITLLLLSLAALYAQDEAKTDFKVSLDYSRFSIEGGVYLDVYLMIPQSIFTFIEVEDGWEASVVIQTALIQDDIVPYDPDRWTRTYRAPDKKSIANLTWVPDISKFYVEPGDYTLQVTMVDVHSKKQQTMRRPISLNLYPKDELSISDITIASQVVEAKTENEFTRYGYDVVPNAQRTFSATAPMMYYFFEAYGLSGTGVYDLHTQILSLNGDVVQDFPVSNKKMPGTSVVEWGGINTAGLGSGIYKLAVEISDGVTKQTTNQKRTFYVLRETASQQNEPEQKQDYAGLSRVQLDDIYKVVSIVMDKNEKRLYENSDEVGKRSVLTTFWERRDPDPETAVNEFKVQFYQRVQLANRDFGSDADSGWKTDRGRILIKYGPPSNIENQQSSLEEKPWITWQYYEIEGGVYFIFVDRTGYGSFQLVHSDARDEVQDADWERFLK; translated from the coding sequence TTGTTTCAGTCCAGTTTACCTAAAAGGCTTATCACATTACTCCTGCTATCACTTGCTGCGTTGTATGCCCAGGATGAAGCCAAAACAGATTTTAAGGTGTCATTGGATTATTCCCGCTTTTCAATTGAAGGCGGTGTCTATCTGGATGTATACCTAATGATTCCCCAATCAATTTTTACCTTCATTGAGGTTGAAGATGGATGGGAAGCTAGCGTGGTGATCCAAACCGCCCTGATTCAGGATGATATTGTGCCCTACGATCCAGATCGCTGGACTCGCACCTATCGGGCTCCTGATAAAAAGTCCATTGCAAACTTGACCTGGGTACCGGATATCAGCAAATTCTATGTTGAACCAGGAGATTACACACTTCAGGTGACTATGGTAGATGTCCACTCAAAGAAGCAGCAGACCATGCGGAGACCCATTTCACTGAATCTCTATCCCAAGGATGAATTATCCATCTCGGATATTACCATCGCTTCACAGGTGGTGGAGGCTAAGACGGAAAACGAATTCACCAGATACGGTTATGATGTGGTCCCCAATGCTCAGAGAACCTTTTCTGCTACAGCTCCCATGATGTATTATTTCTTTGAGGCTTACGGTCTGTCTGGGACAGGTGTTTATGATTTGCACACCCAGATTCTTTCACTAAACGGTGATGTTGTGCAGGATTTTCCAGTTAGTAACAAGAAAATGCCTGGCACTTCTGTCGTGGAGTGGGGGGGCATCAATACAGCTGGGTTGGGTTCCGGGATATACAAACTGGCCGTTGAAATCTCAGACGGAGTGACGAAGCAAACAACAAATCAGAAGCGAACTTTTTACGTCCTCAGGGAAACAGCCAGCCAACAGAACGAACCCGAACAAAAACAGGATTATGCCGGTTTAAGTCGCGTCCAGTTGGATGATATATACAAAGTGGTAAGTATCGTTATGGATAAAAATGAGAAACGCCTCTACGAAAATTCAGATGAGGTTGGGAAGAGATCCGTATTGACCACTTTCTGGGAGCGCAGAGATCCTGATCCAGAGACTGCTGTTAATGAGTTTAAAGTTCAATTTTATCAACGAGTCCAGTTGGCCAACAGGGATTTTGGCTCTGACGCAGACAGTGGCTGGAAAACGGATAGAGGGCGTATTCTGATAAAATATGGACCTCCCAGCAATATCGAAAATCAACAATCTTCCCTTGAAGAAAAACCATGGATTACCTGGCAGTATTACGAGATAGAGGGTGGGGTATATTTCATTTTTGTCGATCGCACTGGCTATGGTAGTTTTCAGCTGGTACACTCTGATGCAAGGGATGAGGTTCAGGATGCTGATTGGGAAAGATTTCTTAAATAG
- a CDS encoding ROK family protein, which translates to MKVRAGVDIGGTKVRIGLVGEQGELLLLLDKIAMSKFEQGDELMLVISKTIKACIADHPDYELIGVGVGAPGPLNDTHTSVMETPNTPVIQNYPLVARLQAHFDVPVKMNNDANVFVLGEAISGAGKGEAYVYGITLGTGYGHGFVWDGRILSGAHGTATEYGLAPYEDGTFEDYACGPALERNYESISGESITGIQIFKLAQEGDANALAAWSLLGRSVGHSLVYVTHLLDPGIIVIGGSLAAGYEFFIDSLREVVDAHLFENQRGKLRIEPAELGDAAPIIGAALLIS; encoded by the coding sequence ATGAAAGTGCGTGCAGGAGTTGATATTGGGGGAACCAAGGTTCGAATTGGACTTGTGGGAGAGCAGGGTGAATTACTCCTGCTCCTGGATAAAATTGCCATGTCTAAATTTGAACAGGGCGACGAACTTATGCTGGTCATCTCGAAAACCATCAAAGCGTGCATCGCTGACCACCCTGATTATGAATTGATCGGTGTAGGGGTCGGAGCACCTGGCCCATTGAATGATACCCATACGAGTGTCATGGAAACACCCAATACCCCTGTTATTCAAAATTATCCATTGGTGGCTCGTCTTCAAGCCCATTTTGATGTTCCAGTCAAGATGAATAATGATGCCAATGTGTTTGTACTGGGTGAGGCTATCTCAGGTGCAGGCAAGGGTGAAGCATATGTATATGGAATTACTCTGGGAACCGGCTATGGTCATGGATTTGTCTGGGATGGCAGGATTCTAAGTGGAGCCCATGGCACGGCAACTGAATATGGTTTAGCACCCTATGAAGATGGGACCTTTGAAGACTATGCCTGTGGGCCCGCACTGGAGCGTAACTATGAGAGTATTTCCGGTGAATCCATAACTGGGATTCAAATTTTCAAACTGGCTCAGGAAGGGGACGCCAATGCGCTGGCTGCCTGGAGTCTTTTAGGAAGATCTGTTGGACATTCCCTGGTTTATGTGACTCACTTACTGGACCCTGGAATTATCGTTATTGGTGGTTCTCTGGCAGCTGGATATGAGTTTTTTATTGATTCCCTCCGAGAAGTTGTGGATGCCCACTTATTCGAAAATCAACGGGGGAAGCTAAGAATTGAACCCGCAGAGTTGGGAGATGCAGCACCTATTATAGGCGCAGCACTACTCATCAGCTAG
- a CDS encoding ComF family protein, translating to MENVKPIQFSPHLITDILKDLYTGIIDLIYPPLCLICDDRLELGEIEICPQCLDKFKLIGIPHEHFSVPGDIHIAKAWALFEFDEAFQQLIHHLKYSRRRKPIGVVLNHYKSQILDQLPEDEIDLVISIPLHPRKFRERGYNQVDDMSRWLAERLNTKLGNHLVKRTKYTSTQTKLNAEERVENVRAAFGVTDESALIDKHVLLVDDVLTTGATSNTLAGVLKEYGARKIDLVTLSTPQFGNA from the coding sequence TTGGAAAATGTAAAACCCATACAATTTTCTCCTCATTTGATTACTGACATCCTCAAAGACTTATATACGGGCATTATCGACCTGATTTATCCACCCCTCTGCCTGATTTGTGATGATCGACTGGAGCTTGGAGAAATAGAAATATGTCCTCAATGCCTGGACAAATTCAAGCTCATTGGCATCCCGCATGAGCATTTTTCGGTTCCTGGAGATATTCATATAGCAAAGGCATGGGCTCTTTTTGAATTCGATGAGGCCTTCCAACAACTAATTCATCATTTAAAATACTCAAGACGTCGAAAACCCATTGGAGTCGTATTGAATCACTACAAGTCTCAGATTTTGGATCAACTTCCTGAAGATGAGATTGATTTAGTGATTTCCATACCCCTCCATCCCCGCAAGTTTCGTGAGCGCGGGTATAATCAGGTCGATGATATGAGCCGATGGCTTGCTGAACGATTGAACACCAAGCTGGGTAATCACCTCGTGAAACGGACAAAATATACATCAACTCAGACAAAACTAAACGCTGAGGAGCGGGTGGAGAATGTCCGAGCAGCCTTTGGGGTCACAGATGAATCTGCCCTTATAGACAAACATGTTTTATTGGTGGATGATGTCTTGACCACAGGAGCCACATCCAACACGCTCGCTGGTGTTTTGAAAGAATATGGAGCCAGGAAAATTGACCTGGTCACCCTCTCCACTCCCCAATTCGGGAATGCTTGA
- a CDS encoding class II fructose-bisphosphate aldolase — protein MKPYNTPPKLNTSRRFSDNLTSAHALTLKAKLGEKGNSKGTSYALPAFNITTIQGINAAFDAFETLGSSGVLALSNSALKHFGAGDAITGLEVAATYIESRAKRSSVQIATHLDHGDYTSEGGRKVVQGAVQHLTSVMADNSTDHVNKCARSLEENIGFTREVVNMAHPLGVSVEGELGVLAGEEDEDTKSEISTYTNPDDFEQFITETGVLMIAPTIGTMHGPNKGKPGTKVKLNIELAHELLKIADRIQPETIFVAHGASTLYPEVVEYAVEQLGALGSTMSDKYGQTWKNFVGTDWEQIQGLIGAGFAKINTDTENRQTFLSALLGAVNENAAKVDIRWYDNKTTEALTQSYLVKLIMAGNYGVWHEPKINVDKYTFDLHLALADVLKNAK, from the coding sequence ATGAAACCTTACAACACCCCACCAAAATTAAACACCTCAAGGAGATTTTCAGATAACCTAACCAGTGCCCATGCACTAACGCTCAAGGCCAAGCTGGGTGAAAAAGGTAATTCTAAGGGTACATCATACGCGCTGCCTGCTTTTAATATTACCACTATTCAGGGTATCAATGCCGCCTTTGATGCATTTGAAACCTTGGGATCTTCAGGTGTGCTCGCGCTTTCAAATAGCGCTCTAAAACATTTTGGTGCTGGTGATGCCATCACCGGTCTGGAAGTTGCCGCAACCTATATCGAATCCCGCGCCAAGAGATCCAGTGTGCAGATTGCCACCCATCTCGATCATGGTGATTATACCTCTGAAGGTGGACGGAAGGTTGTCCAGGGTGCTGTTCAGCATCTGACCAGTGTCATGGCAGATAACTCCACTGATCATGTCAACAAGTGCGCCCGTTCTCTGGAAGAGAACATTGGCTTTACTCGTGAAGTTGTGAATATGGCTCACCCTCTTGGTGTTTCTGTAGAAGGTGAACTGGGTGTTCTGGCTGGCGAGGAAGACGAAGACACCAAATCTGAGATTTCCACCTACACCAACCCTGATGATTTTGAGCAATTTATAACTGAGACCGGTGTTCTCATGATTGCACCAACAATTGGTACCATGCATGGACCAAACAAAGGCAAACCCGGTACCAAGGTAAAACTGAACATCGAGCTTGCTCATGAACTACTCAAAATTGCTGATCGCATACAGCCCGAAACCATCTTCGTTGCCCATGGCGCTTCTACACTCTATCCTGAAGTGGTGGAATACGCTGTTGAACAACTCGGAGCGCTGGGTTCCACCATGTCCGATAAATATGGTCAGACCTGGAAGAATTTTGTGGGGACGGACTGGGAACAGATTCAGGGACTCATTGGAGCTGGATTTGCCAAAATCAATACAGACACTGAGAATCGCCAAACCTTTCTCAGCGCTTTACTGGGTGCCGTAAATGAGAATGCAGCCAAGGTAGATATACGCTGGTATGATAATAAGACGACAGAAGCTCTCACACAGAGCTATTTGGTCAAATTGATCATGGCTGGTAACTACGGCGTCTGGCATGAGCCAAAAATCAACGTAGATAAATACACCTTTGATTTACACCTTGCTCTTGCTGATGTATTGAAAAACGCCAAGTAA
- a CDS encoding phosphoglycerate kinase produces MMPKHVKDLVLKGKKVFVRTDYNVPLDSDGQVTDDFRIRSSLPTIEFLLEQGAAVILASHLGRPKGSIIPEMSLAPVARVLSELVQAEVIFALDCVGPEVEALAEKLQAGQILLLENLRFHSAETENDPEFSKQLAGLADVYVNDAFGTAHRAHASNVGMAQYFVEKAAGFLLMKEIEFLVSAIENPVRPFTVVLGGSKVSGKIDLLKRLAEVADNILIGGGMAFTFLSAPPLNHNVGASLVEEDRIQFAADVINLCLEKKVNLVLPSDCIAATEFSETAKSQELPIRALEGDLMGLDIGGRTVKSFSSILDESKTVLWNGPMGVFEMAPFEKGTKAIAQKLCEITKRGATTIVGGGDSAAALSKFGLDEGVTHISTGGGASLELLSGISLPAFEALKGAK; encoded by the coding sequence ATGATGCCGAAACATGTAAAAGACCTGGTACTTAAAGGGAAAAAAGTCTTCGTCAGAACTGACTACAATGTTCCCCTGGATAGTGATGGTCAGGTAACAGATGATTTTAGAATACGTTCTTCTTTGCCAACCATTGAGTTTTTATTGGAGCAGGGTGCAGCAGTTATCCTGGCCTCTCATCTCGGACGACCCAAGGGGTCGATTATTCCGGAAATGAGTCTGGCTCCTGTAGCCAGGGTTCTTAGTGAATTGGTACAGGCAGAGGTAATCTTTGCCCTGGATTGTGTAGGCCCAGAGGTCGAGGCCTTGGCTGAAAAGCTGCAGGCTGGTCAGATATTATTGCTTGAGAACCTGCGCTTTCATTCTGCAGAAACAGAGAACGACCCTGAATTTTCAAAACAATTGGCTGGACTGGCTGATGTCTATGTAAATGATGCTTTTGGGACGGCTCACAGAGCACACGCTTCAAACGTGGGTATGGCTCAATACTTTGTTGAGAAGGCCGCTGGTTTTCTATTGATGAAAGAGATTGAATTTCTGGTCAGTGCCATTGAAAATCCTGTGCGACCCTTTACTGTGGTCCTGGGTGGATCAAAAGTCAGTGGAAAAATTGATCTTCTAAAGAGACTCGCTGAGGTAGCTGATAATATTCTGATTGGTGGGGGAATGGCCTTTACATTTCTAAGCGCTCCTCCATTGAATCACAATGTGGGTGCTTCTCTTGTAGAAGAGGACAGAATCCAGTTTGCAGCAGATGTAATCAATCTCTGCCTGGAGAAAAAAGTCAATCTTGTGCTACCCTCAGATTGCATTGCTGCAACCGAGTTTTCTGAGACTGCTAAAAGTCAGGAATTGCCCATCCGTGCTCTGGAAGGTGATCTCATGGGACTTGATATTGGTGGAAGAACCGTAAAATCCTTCTCAAGTATTCTGGATGAATCAAAAACTGTTCTCTGGAATGGTCCCATGGGTGTATTTGAAATGGCGCCCTTTGAGAAAGGTACAAAAGCCATAGCACAGAAACTTTGTGAAATTACCAAGCGGGGTGCCACGACCATTGTTGGTGGCGGGGATAGTGCTGCGGCTCTGAGCAAATTTGGATTGGATGAGGGCGTAACTCACATATCCACCGGCGGCGGTGCTTCATTGGAACTTTTAAGTGGTATCTCATTACCAGCTTTTGAAGCTTTGAAAGGAGCTAAATAA
- a CDS encoding triose-phosphate isomerase translates to MKRNKIVAGNWKMHFGPQAAAEYAESLRINILDTHGVSVILCPPFLALKSVFDVVNGSELKVGAQNMHWEEAGAFTGEITGAMIKETGAEYVILGHSERRHVFGESDDWINKKVHRSLKTGLIPILCVGEKIEEREANDTEKVIARQLREGLKGLSKAEMDTVIVAYEPVWAIGTGLTASPQQAADVHAFIRSALKTLFDGDVAESTWILYGGSVKPDNTQGLLSNKDIDGALVGGASMTLEAFKGIIDEAGVIN, encoded by the coding sequence TTGAAAAGAAATAAGATAGTAGCCGGAAACTGGAAGATGCATTTTGGTCCTCAGGCGGCTGCAGAATATGCTGAATCGCTACGTATTAATATATTGGACACCCATGGGGTGTCGGTTATTTTATGCCCGCCATTTTTGGCATTAAAGTCGGTTTTTGACGTGGTAAATGGTAGTGAGCTCAAAGTAGGCGCCCAGAACATGCATTGGGAAGAAGCAGGAGCTTTTACTGGTGAGATCACGGGTGCGATGATTAAGGAAACCGGTGCTGAATATGTGATCCTGGGACACTCTGAAAGACGTCATGTCTTTGGCGAGTCCGATGATTGGATTAACAAGAAAGTTCACAGGTCTTTGAAAACAGGATTGATTCCCATTTTGTGTGTGGGTGAGAAAATTGAAGAGCGCGAGGCAAACGACACTGAGAAAGTGATCGCCAGACAGCTTAGAGAAGGCCTTAAAGGCTTGTCAAAAGCTGAAATGGATACTGTCATTGTTGCTTATGAGCCAGTCTGGGCAATTGGTACTGGATTGACTGCCTCACCACAACAAGCCGCTGACGTACATGCATTCATTCGTAGTGCTTTGAAAACACTATTTGATGGCGATGTGGCAGAATCCACATGGATTTTATACGGCGGAAGTGTCAAACCTGACAATACACAAGGTTTACTGTCCAATAAGGACATTGATGGCGCTCTGGTAGGTGGAGCAAGTATGACCCTGGAAGCATTCAAGGGGATTATCGACGAAGCCGGAGTCATCAAC